GTTTTATGGCTTGATGAAAGGGCGGAAAAACAACCTAATAAATCACGCCGCCAGTCGAGAtaattggagaaaaaaaataccgcAGTAGAGTTATTGCTCgtacttgaatatttttaacgAGAGAGTAACGACACAGAACGAAAGCGAAACAGTTTTCCATTCTTATACAGAGACTACAAGCGAAAGGTATGAAagtaaaatagaaagaaatttgCTCgtatgaataccaaatgtcATCTGCCGCATCCGCATGACAAAGCACATCCAGCGCAGCTGCCTGTCACTCGGTTCACAACAATGCAAttcgattatttctcttttgtcgAACACACAACCATAAAATGCAAATCGTTTCTTTCCGCATTCTTAGaatttcattcttcttttatcattgtcaaattttaatcaaaaagAAGATTGTATCAAACTACATTTTGTGTCGGTTAACATATTTTGTAgtttcttgaaaaatttgattaaaattgaTCCTCGATCGAAAATGTAACCAGAATCGAAAGCCCCAAGTTCGTCTATTTTCGGGAGCGGCTGGGAGGAGTCATTGGCCGCAGAATGTCGCAATTAACAAGTTACAAGGGCCTCGTGTGGCTTTTGTagtttgaaatgaataataaaaaggaaacataGTACATATAGTCGTTCCTCTCCAACGGCAGAGAGAAGGAAATGGGGGAGAAACGatctaaagaaagaaaaaaaaataacaaaagaaaaagttttggaaAAGCCGGAGGTGTAACAACTTCCGGCGTGCATCCGCCGTGGGTTGCATCGGTTAAAACCCCATTATAATACAGCCAaagcaacaataacaacaaccaccaccaGCCAAGTTTATATGCGCCATTTTCTCTCGAAAGGTGCACGAATCGGGATAAAAATGTGCGAGTGGATTGCCCTCACGATAGATACCATAAGATATAATAAGACTACcacaacaaaaattgttttctttatttatttaaatatctaTTCCATcctcgattttatttttcctcctgTTTGCGATGTAATCTGACGACGGTTTAGGCGGAAAtcgaaaataagagaaaattggaaaagaagGAGCAGCTAGGTCAACCATTCAAACTTTCACCCGGAACTCTGTCCGCCGATTTTTTAAGGAGAAGTTATATATTTTCACGGATATTAATATCGCATTGCTTAACGTTAGAGAAAGCCAACGGAATTTGTTTGACGTCACGCTTTCCAACAAAACACAGAAGTTGAcgttctgtttttgttttaacgttGATACGCGCGATGAAagatgaaatcaaatcaaagattCCGTTACTTTGAACATGAAGACAAAACAAGCGATGGTTTGATAATATCTTGACCGATACGGCACCCAGAGAATCCTTTCTGCGCGCACATAACGGAAATCGCAACAACATTTCCTTGCGGTTAAAACGGCCGATAGCTTCCAGCGATTGACGGAGTGAATATAGAGACAAGCTAAAAACAGCCAACATGCCGAAAGAAACGATGCAACgcgcagaaaaagaaaacaatttcggACAGGTCACGGTCACGATTTAATAGCCAtcgccaaaacaaaaaacaaaacaaaaaatggaccAAATCGTTTTGATATTCCtggaggggggaaacaaaaaaattgaagtctATCCGCTCTATTGGAGCTCAGCCTGAACCCGTTTGTTTTGCCGCTGATGATGGAATCATATCTTCAGTGATTACGTGCCTGTATATAGTCGGTTTTGGGCTCCCGCTCCCCGCTACAGGGCATCAGAGGTCGTCTGCACACTCACGCACTTTTCCCACTCTAGCAGAAATTGTAGACTTTGACTGACAATTGAAGGGCCTTGCATGAAAAGGCGGCCTTAcggtaaaaatacaaaatgcaCTGCAAGCCTGGCCGGATGTCACGCCGAAACCTTCTTATTCGGACGGTTTCACAAGAGATCACCCGCCTTAGTCCAGTCAGCACCGCTCGAGTGGACAAAACACCCAATTTCTCACGCCTTTGTCTATTGACCGAGTCACGCAAAAGCcatgagaaaaaacaaatgattagCTCAGAGAGGAAAATAAGATTCCGTTGCGTTCCGCGGAAATCTGACGCGCGCGCTGAACACAATCGACGGTCGAGAGCCTCAcagaaatgattttatttgttttttgttggtcCCGCGTGAGtctctttttagtttttgtgtGTTCGGGATTCACCTGTCGCGGATGACCGCGTGCGCCGACAACATTACAGTTGTGACCTGATTACGCGCCGTGAAATGCGATAGCAATTAATTCATGTAAAGTCCTTACACACTGTCTAAGTACACACTACATATAGAGTCCTATTAGATAGTACTGCCACGTCACACAAAGTCGTAATAAAAGTTATggttcatttcttcttctctcttttctttgttaattttatgtgtcatttgaatattttatggGTAGAAAGAATTCACGACGAGAAAAATAAGGTTCGTATAGAGAGGATGACTGGCCAGATGGAAGAGATTTCCAGATCACGGATGTAGGTGAAACTCTCGGCAACTGGTGACCCGGAAACGCGACGGAAGAGAAAGTTCCCGACAAACATTCCTTATTAGACTTTTTAGCCTCCCCTCAGACGATCTACCTGATTGTACAATATCCAACTATCTGACATTCCCAAactgggagaaagaaaattacgtatagaaaagaaacaagtttaGACCAGACTCTCTTACAAAAACCCAGGcaggtaaagaaataaaaggaaaaagaaaaatggcggcACGGGCAGTCGAAAGGTAAGAGTACCGTTAGCCAACGGGCCATCCTTCGTCCTCCTCTTTCATATTcttcctcccttttcttctaCCTTTTCTTCATCCCAACAAAtctctttctccctctctttcgtttcttattcttcttcttcttcttcttcttcttgaacgAGAATCGAGTGAAGGTCGTAAGGTGCCCTCTCCGGCTCTTTTTAAGCTTCTTCAACCAAACACGCATGACTCGAGGCACTAGGCAAAGTATTTCAACTATGGGTCAACACGATTCGACTCCCTCCCGTTGAAACGTTCTCACTCCTCATCAACATTCCCGTTAAAAAATATGTACgaaatataagaagaaaacaaaaaaataatgatgatTCCTctagacgtgtgtgtgtgttcgtgATTATCCACAGTCTATGTGCGCTAGTGTGTGAAAAAGCGGATAAATCAAACGGTTTCTTATACGCAgtggtagagagagagagagagatgggacACACGTACTACGCCGATCATtagagtagaagaagaagccagtcgataataataacaggggggagaaagaaaaaaggtaacGAAAAAGAAGCTTACTGCTGGTATTCTGATGAGTTGTAAGGGACGGATGAATcaccgccagcagcagcaggagtagGAAGTGGGGCGATGAACGCGGCCTCATTTTTTCCCCTGTGTTTGGTCCTATTCGTCGTTTCTTTAACTTTAATGGCGGTgggtctctttcttcttcttcttcttttactgtgttgttgtttgttgttgcgaATGTAAGCGGAAGATTCTTTTGAGACAATGAAAGTGCACTGGAGTCGAActatttgatttgatcaaGTCACTAGCACAAGATGGATATAGCAACAAGTGTGggcgattttctttcaacttggAACAATCGCTGTTGTAACCCACACACTCGGATCCGAACACCCAGGCACAGGCACCAATATACGCGTTGCAAGTTACAAGTAGGAACTGGATGGAATTTAGTGATTAAATCGTCTTCGCTTCCGAAGGGACATTTCACTCTGTTCCGCTTCCCCAAACGGCCCCACTGCTCATTAAAACAGGACCGTCGATGTCCCGACCAAATTggagcgcgcacacacacacgcaagtttcgacgatgatgatgaaatggaAAACTTGTCGGCcgtctattcttcttcttcctatttCCAACGGGAACGAACGGTTGTCGCGATGCGCAGGTGAACCCGCGAGGCGACTGACTGAAGAATTGAGGCCAAAACCGGGTCTCTATCAAGCAAGTCTGTAGTGTAGTGTAACACGCACCTGGAGCCGGTAaaggtaaagaaagaaaatatacacggggaaaaaagagctgaagggaaaataaaaatatcagtTACTAGTTCTCACCACCAGTTGGAGCTGGCGTTGCTTTAGGGCGGTCCGTGGTCGGTCCAGCTTGTAATATACACTGCAAATTGTACCTACGATATTATTGAAGAAGTTACAAGTTTTATTCATTAAATGATTTCACACCGTTAGTATGTTGGCAGCTTTAGTTTCGACCGAGGTTGTTTCCATGGATTCGACATCCTTTAATACAGCAATTCTCTTTACAATATCGGGTCATCATGAAGGAATAACAGCTattaacaagaaaaatgtcaaatcTCCCACTATAGCTATATGACAATCATATCAAGATACCTGTTTACACGAGTTTTTACCCAAGTGAAGTGAGCAATAGAATCAAATTGATCAATCGTACCATCGAATAGCCCATGCGTAAGAGTTGTCATCACTGTTATCACATTGTATTATATTGTTTATCACTGTGCTCAAGCACTGAGCTCCACTTCATATTCTCTAGTAGCAATAtctttcaacaacaaattacTTTTAGTAGCCGACAGTTTGAAAAACATCTAAGGGgaataaattgttaacttcTACTGCTTCTTGAAAACTTACCAGCTAGCAGCTAGCTTACCAGAAATAGGGTAGAGTTGCTGCAAACAAAAAGGTGTCTTCCATGGACGGGAGTGACTTCATCATCACCACCAAGgagtttttcaatttcttccatAATGTTTTTAGTTTCAACTTGATCTCCTTTAACATAGAAAATAATGTCTTTgagaacttaaaaaaaactaatgtgGCTTTATTCGACCTCACTTTCTCTCAAAGTTGCTTGTGAAAAGCTGGCACTCCCCATTCCTATTTTCTTTACAATGACAGCAGATATCTCTGTAAATGACAGAAGATACAtattacatttattttctaaagaaatgcaatgcaatttttaaaaaattagtattattcaaacacacacagactgCACCTGCTATTTCTGTTGTGTTGTGCAGGTGTAGTGTAGTGTTTCAGCAATGTAAAACGTTCCCTTAACCTATCTCGCTTATCCCTCTTAATCGTttgtccatttttattttgtttcctacAGTGGAGCTTTATCTGAGACAATGTTAACTTTGATTCAGTTTTGGTAGTTTAAAACGgggtttaaatataaaataacatGCAGACGAAATTAATAGGAATCACAAAAACAGCGTCGACAATTTTACAAACTTTTAGcagaaatcaaatattttatttataaaaaaaataaaaagaacgagCTTTGTTAGCTGTTTGttagtttttaatatttataataatttaaaaaaaaattgtactctTTCAAGCGTGCACCAGAGTAGAATGCACTGGCGCGCCAGCATGATATCGTTCTTTGATTAAACAtattccacaaaaaaaaaatgctcgtGAATATTCGAATGATTAGTATTATATAAGTAGAGTAAACTATgcctaataaaataaaaataatctaatGAGGTAATCACTGATGCAACCGGCAACGGTGTGGACCTCCCTATGCTTTTGGAAAAACAACGacaggtttttttattttttcaacgtAACGTACTAACTAGCACGCTGCACGCCGGTACGTGCAACATAACGGTACGTGCTGACGCACCAGGCTGTGTAGGGGGGAGACAACACGCCCCTTTCCGAGTCAGGTGAAAGGTAATTAAAGTTGAGTTTCAAAACGCCACTGTCGCAATATCTTTCGGCTTTTCGGgaacttttcaaaaagaaacgaggagGATAGAAATCCGGTCTTTTTGATTCGCTCAGATGGCGTTTTCGCAGAGAACCCCCGACATTATTCCCAAACTACACATATGGCGTTAAATAATCAAGGAAAGAGAAGACAACATTCTCCCCAGAAAAATGCAATATGTAGAGTTTGaggttattattatatttttgtcacagctgctcatatttgttttaattctttCAACGCTTGACGTGATATGAAGGATATAGGAGCAacgttataattatttttttcctaacCGAGTTCCACAGTATATATAGGCTATACACACTAAAAGTATTGATTGATCCGGAAAGctgtgctgtacatgttcctTATAGATAACCAGGAGACACTGCGGATGGAGATATTAGATGAATAGGTTCTTCTTTCTATATACAGATATAAACGtatattatacatatatatgtgtgtgcatGCATGCAGTGTGGGTGTATGTATACAAACAGTCGACATGTACACTCTCACGCCGAGTGGAACGGAGAAGAGCGCGCGCCGGGCATCACGGCGGtgggggtagtagtagctatagctggtggtggtggtgggggggtaTTGATTCGTCGGGGTCTGACGTCACGGCAAACTTTCACCCGATATATCCCTCCTCCTATTTGAAGCTGGCGTCTCTTGCTCAGTTGATGACAAATGCACAAGGCAAAGGCACTCGAAAGTGCTCAACAGAAACGGCTTATACGCCTGTCGATGACAGCGGATCCATTCATTTCACTCCATCCTTCAAAAGATTCTTTGCATCCTatcgtttctctctcctttgcaTTTTGATTGCGCCAGTCATTGAATTACAAGAGATCGGCGGAAGAATATAATAACAGCGTCGTCTGATATCTCCTGTTTTTCGCTGGGCTGGCCAGGTTGAGTGACGTTATCGGAGAACTTTGACTCCATCCCATCAAAAGGACCCGAGTCCTTTATTTCGTCATTCGGTGTACGTACAACACCGTTCCTGATAATGAAACATTCTAAATAGACTTTATTATAACGGTGTCGACATCCAAAACAGACACACTGTGGGTAACCATGGGAAAACCCGAACTGAATTGATGTGCACCAGTCCAGTTCAAAAGCTTGATTCTTAACGAGTTTCCACACAGTTCATTGCAGGGGGttgtaaaaacaaaagtgaaagaaagaaaaacattcgaAAAGTCGTTAGTAGGGGGGTTGAAGCAACGTTGGCTGGTCCCTGTGTCCGTCTGCCTGTACAGGAGTCGAGATATAATATCACGCAAGCGCAAAGGGCGAGGACGAAGGGGACGGCGCAGTGGCACATCAGAGCAGTTCAGAGTTGCTCATTGTTTGCTGTCTGCAGTGCGTCAGTGGTCGGCTAGCCTGTCGCCATCGTCTTTGCTGGTGCCCAAGCCAATTGTGCAAGTGTCAGTGCCATCTAAACCACTTCGGCTGTGTGTGTCGAGTGCCAACCTGTGCCAATTTCGGTTTGTTCGTTTCTTCTATTCCCGAGAAGATTATTTTCGAAAATGGTCGATATTAGTCGTGTCAAACAAACTGTgtaggagcagcagcacacatcGATCTTGGCTCCTTCACATATATCTAAATACCTCGGTCATTGTTGAATGCTGTTGGATCCCCTCATATTCTCCCCCTTGGTCTCTGTCTATTCCTCGCAAACgcccaccatcaccacccgCGCCAAATCAACGGCGCAACTTGCCAACTGAAACTTTCTTCTATATAACAATTTCTCCTATATTAGAGTGAAACTTAACTTTGCACGATCGaattgtaacaaaaaaaaaacaaaaaaaaagacaaaaaagatgaCGAACACGGAGGAAACGTTGGCAGAAGTGACTGTCGAAGAAGAAGTTCAGGCTTTGAACACGCAGCAGGCTTCCGGCCGTCCGGCTCGGCACATTGACGACAATAAAGCCTATAAGGAACTTTCCGAATTTCACGAAAGAGCCATCAGCGAGGTAATATACTATAGACATCGAAATTTCGTTTATTAGACTTATAAAATACCATCACGCGTGCTTTTATTGTctctttgatttgttttgctgCCCCCCCCGTTATGCTGCTATATAGTGTGGAATCGGCCGTTTCCACTGGATGCTGCTGGCAGCCTGCGGAATGGGACTAGCAGCTGACACGGCTGAGCTCTTAGTTCTGGGCTTCGTTCTGCCAAGCGCCGAAGTGGATTTCTGCATCAGTCAAACCGAAAAACGGGTTCTCGGTCAGTATACAGGCTATACTAGTATAGCCTTATAGTCTCTTATGGCTTCTTGTAGAATTTATAATGCGCCATGGTATATCTAAGAAGACGGGTCAAAAATGGAGAATTTATTGTAATCGATATTGCCGATGTGGTCGATGGCCAACATCTTTTGAAAGGCGAAACCAGCCCCGCGTAACGACAACAAACAGCCAATCGATGTGCAATCCGCCTCGTATAATTTCTCGAGTTTTCACCCATTGTCCGACTTGATGTAGAAACACTAAACCAAATGAAAACATCAAATATGTATCAGCAATTTGTAACAGAAATATCAATTTACCTGATGACGGCGATCGATACATGCACTCGACCGATTAGCTCAGAGTGCTTACATTTATATAGAACGAGcagtagagagagagctatagctatttttggttattattatttctccccAAAGGGATGATGTGTATATGCAGTATGCTAATTGTTGAATTCgtgatttttggtttttgacaGGAGTGGTGACGTACACGGGACTGGCGACGGGAGCGCTGCTGTGGGGATGCATGGCGGATCGGGTGGGTCGTCGGCGAACGCTGCTAACGGCAATGACGCTGGCCGCAATTTTCGATTTGATGGCCGCCCTTATGCCCACTTTTGGCACCTTCCTCACCGCCCGCCTACTCGGCGGAATTGGGTAATTCTCTTCCGTTTTTCATGGCCCCACTAATCACCCCATTGTATAAGAGCCTGGACGATGAGATGGCAAAGTGGAGATAAGTTGTGCCaatatagaaaagaaagaactatAGGGCCTACTCTACTTTATCATCCACGCAGATGATGATGGCGATTGAATCAGTGCTGGCGTAGGCCTATACACTGGAAAATGGGAAATGTAGGACAatgaaggggggaaaacacGAGAGTGATTTTGGAATTAGATTTCCAGTTGTTTATTCTTGAATCTATCCGGGAAACACTGGTGTAATAGAAAAATGGCTATCGATTCTTTCCTCGTTCGCTATCGTCGTCGTTTCCGTCCGTTAAAAACCAAATGTTTCCAACGAGtccatttctcttttgtttgaacTTTTGCTGTGTATACGTAGACTATTATCGCTCCGAGAGTTTGTCAAAAGAGTCTCTCGGGACAATCCATTCGACTTATCGGTTGGTTGTAATCACCAAAAGCAAATAGAGCGATACGCGCGGGCTATAGAGGCCGAATAACCAATAGACCAGCTCAGGCAACAGTGGATAAAACAGCAAAGCAAAGCAAAAGTCCCAGCACCAACTCTATACTTTTCGGTCTAGAGTTTCCACTCATATCTTGTGTGTTCGACTTTTTTTCCAccctctctcccttcttcttatATTCCTCCCGCTATATAACACCGTGAGGATCGCGGTATATACGTAGATAAATagacgctgctgctggctcaGATCCAGCAGCTCGAATATCACCCGTGTCCCGCGCTCCTCACGAGCCATTGTTccgctttctctcttttgttggCGAGCGTGTGTTTGTCTATTGGGCGATCCACTCTCGTCGTCccgccatttctttttttcttcttcttcccgaaATTGGAGCTAGAGGAGCAAACTTTTTCACGTCGACTTATCCAAGAAGAACGACGAGCGCcagaatatttatttttattcgattcAATCCGTTGctgctttttattattttccctctCTGAGTGCTCTAGACTCGTTCTGCTATTTTCTTGTCGAATCAATGACGGAAAATGATCTTTGAcccgacacacacactctctaTATATCgacaaaatacacacacacgcgtcAAAGAAACTGAAAGTTTGGCAATCTCTATAGAGAGCTGGGCAGAGATTGCTGGAACTAGTATACAGAAAAGTCAAAAGGACTTGATGATGGGAGCCAAGCCAAGATGGAAAATggtagagaaagaagaagaaaacaaaagtgaaaaGGAATCAGACTATTGAAGGGTTATAATTGAATGGTGCCTCGGTGACGATCAGCGATGCGGATAAAGACCGGATGACTTCCAACCTCCCTCCCCTCCGGCCCGTCGTTCCACCCAGTGAGCTATCGCACCCGCCATGACCATTGCCAGCCGCGCCCGTCTCTCTTACATAAACAGCTTAGTTCCTTATCATGTGAACGACCTTATAGAAGGTCCATTATTCTCTCTTTATAGTTATATTACtgttagatttttttattattagcttTATATCGTCGTGCTGCCATTCAGACTTGATTTACGATTGCTCCGCTTTACTCCCAATCGAGAATTCGTCCATCAATGGAAATCCCttataagaaaagaatttttctttttgttatatcATGTCATGACTTAACGGGGTAAATATTAActgaacattatttttttttcttctttctttcttgcttAACCATCCAGACTGGGCGGTTCGCTGCCCATACTCATCGCTTACTTCAGTGAATTCATCCCGCGGCCGCAACGAGTCAAGTTCTTGTGCGCACTCCTCGCCTGCTGGGCCTTTGGAGGCATCTACGTCGCTCTGATGGCCTGGGCCATCCTCCCCAAAACAGGTCGGTCTCGGTTGGGTTGGAATATTATAGGATTATAACGagacaaaaatataatttaccaCCATGGATTTTGGTGGTGGGGAACCGCGCTCgattatacaaaaaattgtctaAATGAGATCGTCGAAATTGGGACTTATTCCGCCGCGCTGGAAGGATTCCAAAATCTATTATACAGCTCCGGATGAAAGATGAGCCCGGCAGCATGCGATGAATGAAGGGCTTATTATATTCCTTGTATGTGTGTGCACGCCCATATCTATAGCGATGGGAAATGGGTTGCCCGCAATTAATGTAAATTGTGAAAACATATGCACGTCGATTGGATGATGTGGATGGATGGAACCGTTAGGAAATCCAAGAAATTCACATGACGCAACTAGATAGGAATAAAGGATGCTGCCTGTATCAGAGCTATAGCAGCCGATAATGAAATCACGCCAACAATTCCAAAACTGATACATAGTGTAGTATAGGTGTTGATTCCAGATGCAAATGTCTGAGAACTAGGTTATGCACGGTGCTCATTGGTGTGGCGAAAATTAGACATTCGGAGCATCCCCTTTTATTCTATTATTCACATTGTCTGCTGCTATTGCATAATGCGCGTGTGTCTATGTATATTTATAGGTGTCATGGTGGTGCTGGACGGCCAGGAACATTTCAGCGCTTGGCATATTTTCTTGATCGTCTGTGCCATTCCCACGCCGTTGGCAGTCATTGGGCTACTGGCCCTGCCCGAATCGCCGCGCATTCTCTTGCAAATTGGGCATGAAAGCGAGGCCCTCGTCATCTATCAAGTACGCACATATGTTATTTCCTAATAAACGAAGTGTATAGGGCAATGTATTATAGCTGCAATTGTTGCGTGAAATAACGTAAACCAGCAGCTATATTCATAGCACAATGTAAATGAAGATATTTCCCTCGAGGATATATACAACACAGAGGCGGTGTTGAAGTAAATTGTGAGAGCCCCGGTACACCACATAAtaaatttgggaaaaattcCATATGCTATAGTGCTCCATTGACGGAATTGCTGCTAtagaatattttttgaaaaaagatataggctattattgtttaaaattaatggtGTGAAATTTCAAATACTCGGACCGTAACAATTGTTTGATATCTATTGTCTACTATTTGACAAGCTGTGTTTCATGATTTTATATTAGAATTGTCTTTTTCACACCTTTGGAGATTTCTTTTATAGTTAACTGAGCACTTTAATGTTTAACGACCCATTGTCTGAtttaattttccctttttttcaacaGAGAATATTCCAAAAGAATCATCCCAAACTAACCGTGGACGAGTACAAAGTCTCCGAGACAGATCTGCCGTCATCTCAGAAGCACAAACTCAGGAGAGAAAACAGCCAGGATGATAAGGAGCAGGCCACGTCTCATCCAACGACCGTCAGACAGAAATCCATTCTCTCCGTTCTCTCCTACACGCTAGTCAATGTAATTCGCTTTCTATTAATCCGATTGTTTCTCATCTGCTAAGATGTAGAGTGTGTATAGTCTAGTATCTCCCGCGTACTCCTTTAATCAAATGTGGCTTATAAAGTCGGCATCAACGTAATTCCAACTTAAGCCGAGTATATAGGCTATACAAAGCATTATTGCATCATTATATATAAGGTGCTGTAATAGCATTGCCTTCTGCGACTCGCATTTTCCTCCCATGTTGGCTAATCGCCAAAGTCATTTATCTTAAACATCTCTTTACTCAATAATGCAATAATGTACCCAGTTGATTCAATTGCTCGATGCTCGAGTCTCTCATATTATCGACATCCACTCCGCGTATAAATgtggaaaacacaaaaaatctgATTCCCCCACCGTTGCTATGCGACTCTTGTTACGTCATGCACATGCATGCGAAACATTGGGGCGCATTCAATAACCatttaatcaaaaacaaaagggcGTCTTCATGTCGAATAAGAGGTTTGACTTTTTTGACCGATGGGCGACCGTTGATCGAGTCCCTCGAGGCGATTTAATTAAATGTCGATTTCTGACTCAATCATAATCCAACAGAAAATCAATAACTCCACGTGATCTGGACAGGGGATAAAAAACGTGACTATacaacatttcttttatttgtgtgtgctATACAGTTTGGATCGCTCATTTCGAAAATATTTGCTGCCAATCATCGTCGAGCTACACTTCCAATCATCGTAACTTGGGTTTTCGCTTCTTTCGGGTAAGTTTAAAATCGATTTAATTTGCTCTGTTGCTGCTTGATTTATTAAAAAGTAacgattgattttaaaggtacTACGGACTTTCGCTATGGTTCCCGGAATACGTCAAATATCTGAAAGGTCAAGACTTCAAACTGAAAGCCTCGACGCTGATGAATGTCAGTTACTCGGACATCCAATTCAATCAGTCGATCGAGAACATGATCTACGTCAA
This sequence is a window from Daphnia pulicaria isolate SC F1-1A chromosome 7, SC_F0-13Bv2, whole genome shotgun sequence. Protein-coding genes within it:
- the LOC124349525 gene encoding synaptic vesicle glycoprotein 2A-like, whose translation is MTNTEETLAEVTVEEEVQALNTQQASGRPARHIDDNKAYKELSEFHERAISECGIGRFHWMLLAACGMGLAADTAELLVLGFVLPSAEVDFCISQTEKRVLGVVTYTGLATGALLWGCMADRVGRRRTLLTAMTLAAIFDLMAALMPTFGTFLTARLLGGIGLGGSLPILIAYFSEFIPRPQRVKFLCALLACWAFGGIYVALMAWAILPKTGVMVVLDGQEHFSAWHIFLIVCAIPTPLAVIGLLALPESPRILLQIGHESEALVIYQRIFQKNHPKLTVDEYKVSETDLPSSQKHKLRRENSQDDKEQATSHPTTVRQKSILSVLSYTLVNFGSLISKIFAANHRRATLPIIVTWVFASFGYYGLSLWFPEYVKYLKGQDFKLKASTLMNVSYSDIQFNQSIENMIYVNGRFTNVRFQNLILNHVVFDSCHFEQVSFIKIKSSRSLFRNSTILQSTFVDTDFFPYRFEGCHMEDTTFDSMDAFCPLDFDYNIHLGEVFLEQLIGELSLIPGLVLAALLMDRFGRARLISISLLLCSLLTLTLAAVQSPEAVIGVEAAFNVFFAVGLASLTVASTETCPTYIRATGWGLINTLSRGAGLAGLFVYDSMLECTVLASCFVTSGVMLTSAVVSLLIIETRHTLL